A single region of the uncultured Fibrobacter sp. genome encodes:
- a CDS encoding FISUMP domain-containing protein, protein MKRNILLIVIVFQFVLIACTTDADDKWSASEVCPDTGTNLYGEPNRGTFVDARDGQVYEYTTIGDQVWMAKNLNYNVEYSMCYDNNPENCEIYGRLYSLRLNGNQNETFDVDIIPAICPKGWRMPSEEDFNKLLNNMSSDKEEAASQLKINGLWNENRGVGSNDCGFAALPSGFCLNITDCDRLHMGAVYSSTTMKNSILMRSLSIERIAEVGNTSFWQAVRCIKE, encoded by the coding sequence GTGAAAAGAAATATACTACTAATTGTGATTGTCTTTCAGTTTGTGTTGATCGCCTGCACGACGGATGCGGATGATAAATGGAGTGCTAGCGAAGTGTGCCCAGATACCGGTACAAATTTATACGGTGAACCCAATCGAGGGACATTTGTAGATGCTCGTGATGGTCAGGTGTATGAGTATACTACCATTGGAGACCAGGTTTGGATGGCAAAAAATTTGAATTATAATGTAGAGTATAGCATGTGCTATGACAACAATCCTGAAAATTGTGAAATTTATGGTAGGTTGTATTCCTTGCGTTTAAATGGAAATCAAAATGAAACTTTTGATGTTGACATAATTCCTGCGATTTGCCCCAAAGGATGGCGTATGCCAAGTGAGGAAGATTTTAATAAACTTTTGAATAATATGAGCAGTGATAAAGAAGAGGCCGCATCTCAACTCAAAATCAATGGTCTATGGAATGAAAATAGGGGCGTTGGTTCTAATGATTGTGGATTTGCTGCTCTTCCATCTGGTTTTTGTCTAAATATAACGGATTGTGATCGTCTTCATATGGGAGCGGTGTATTCGTCAACTACTATGAAAAATTCGATTCTTATGAGATCATTGAGTATTGAACGAATTGCAGAAGTTGGCAATACAAGTTTTTGGCAGGCTGTTAGATGCATAAAAGAATGA